The genome window TGCGCGTCGGACTGGCGGCGAGCGACCCGGACGGCATGCTCGCCACGCCCGTGGCGACGCTCGCGCGCGCCTCCGGCAAGCCGTCCTCGACGGCCACGGACGTGGCGAGGATCGCGGACGAGGCCCGGGAACGAGGTGCGGAAGTGGTGTACGTCGGGCTTCCCCGTCACCTGTCGGGTGCCGAGGGGTCGTCCGCAGGGGTCGCGCGCGCGTACGCTGTCGCACTGGCGCACGCGGTCCGGCCCCTCGCGGTCCGGCTCGTGGATGAGCGGATGAGCACCGTGACCGCGCATCACGCACTACAGGCGGCCGGCCGATCCGGACGCCGCCACCGGCAGGTCGTCGACCAGGCAGCCGCGGTGGTGATCCTGCAGCACGCGCTGGACGTGGAGAGGTCCACGGGACGACGTCCCGGGGAACGGGTCGAGGTCGACCCGGACCGTTCCGCTCCGGCGCGGGGGGCTGCTGCAGGTGACGACGGCACGACAACCGTGGAGTGACGCGCAGGTGAGCAACCAGACGGAGTGGTGGGCCCCCGTGAAGTCGGACGAGAGTGCGACCGAGCTCTTCGGCGGTGACCGTGCCGCGGCAGCGCCCGGTGCGCCGGAGCCTCGTCGCCGGTCCCGGGCCTCCGGACGCAAGCGCGACGAGCGGATGCGCAAGCAGCGCCGCCGGCGGTCGATCTCGGTGCTGGTGGTCGCCCTGGTGCTGGTGGTCGGCGCCGTCTACGTGGTGTTCTCCCTCATGGGTGGCTCGCTCCTCGGGGGCGCCGGCCAGACGCGGGAGGTGACGGACTATCCGGGCTCGGGCAGGCCGGGAGCCCCGACGGTCGTCATCAACGCGGGCGACTCGGGCGCGGTGATCGCCACGACGCTGCACCAGGCGGGGATCGTGGCCTCCGAGGAGGCGTTCCGCGACGCGTTCGACGCGAACCCCGACGCCGCGGGCATCCAGCCCGGCACCTACCAGCTGATGCTGGAGATGAAGGCGGAGCTCGCGGTCCGCTCGCTGCTCGACCCGAAGAGCCGGGTCTCGATGAAGGTCACCATCCCCGAGGCCTTCACCGCCGAGCAGATCTTCACGCGCATCCACGAGGTCACGCTCATCAGCGTCGACGAGATCCGCGCCGCCGCGGCGGACCCCGCAGCGATCGGCCTGCCGGCGGAGGCCGGCGGCAAGGTCGAGGGGTGGCTCGCCCCGTCGACCTACCAGATCGAGCCGAACACCTCGCCGCAGAACATCCTCGCGCAGATGGTCGCGAAGACCGTCGAGACGCTCAGCTCGAAGGGCGTGCCGCAGGACCAGTGGCACGACGTGCTGACGAAGGCGTCCCTCATCGAGAAGGAGGCCAAGCAGCACGAGGACCGGCCGATCATGGCCCGCGCCATCCAGAACCGGCTGGACCGTGGCATGACGCTCGACATCGACGCCTCGGTCGCGTACGGCCTGGGGATCTCCGGGACGCAGCTCACGCGCGAGCACACGCAGGACCCGAGCAACCCGTACAACACCTACAAGCACCTGGGTCTGCCGCCGACGCCCATCGCGGCACCTGGCACCGTGTCCATCGACGCCGTGCTCAACCCGGCCGAGGGCAAGTGGGTGTTCTGGGTCGCGATCGACCTCGAGACGGGCGAGACGCGGTTCGCCGAGACGCACGACGAGCACCAGGAGAACGTCCAGCTGCTCCGGCAGTGGCAGGCGGAGCACGCGGGGTGACGGCTGCGCACCGTCGCGCGGCGGTGCTCGGGCACCCGGTCGCGCACTCGCTGTCGCCCGTGCTGCACCGTGCGGCCTACGCGGCGCTCGGCCTGGACACCTGGGCGTACGACGCCGTCGACGTCACCGAGGACCAGCTCCCGGGCTTCCTGGACCGTCTCGACGCGTCCTGGGCGGGCCTGAGCCTGACGATGCCGCTCAAGCAGACGGTGATCCCGCTGCTGGATCACGTCGAGCCGCTCGCGCAGGTGGTCGGTGCGGTGAACACCGTGCTCGTGCAGGGCTCCGGGCCGGCACGCATGCTCACGGGGGCCAACACCGACGTGCACGGACTGGTCGCGGCGCTGGGGGAGGCCGGTGTCTCCGGCGGGCTGCGATCGGCCGGGGTGGTCGGTGCCGGAGCCACCGCGGCGTCGACCCTCGCGGCGCTCGCGCAGCTCGGATGCCCGACGCCGCGGGTGTACGTGCGGTCGCAGGCGCGCGCCGGCGCGCTGTTGCGCGCTGCGCACCGCATGGGCGTCGAGCCGCGGCTGTGCCGGCTCGACGACGCGGCGGGGGAGATCGGCCGCCTCGACGCGGTCGTGAGCACCCTGCCCGCGCACGCCGCGGACCCGCTCGCCGCGGCGCTGCCCGCCCACGTCGGCGGCGCCCTGCTGGACGTCTGCTACGACCCGCGGCCCACGGCGCTGTCCGCGTCCTGGGCGGCGCGGGGCGGCCGGGTCGTCGGCGGTGAGCGCATGCTGCTGCACCAGGCCGTGGAGCAGGTGCGGCTGATGACGGGACGACCCGGGCCCCTCGACGCGATGGACGCGGCGCTCGACGCGGTGCTCGCCCCGACCACCGCCTGAGCGCTCGCCCCGTCCGTCCCGTGTGCAGGGTGCGGCACCTGGTGGGTCCGCGCTTCAGAGTCCGGGAGCGTCTGCCGATGACCTTCACGGAGGCCGAACGCGGTCCCCGGACGAGGAGGCGTGCGCGTGAAGCAGCTCGGGGAGATCCTGCTGACCGGGGGTCTGGTGACGGAGTCGCAGCTGCTCGCGGCGATGGACGAGCAGATCGCGACGGGGACGTCGCTGGGACGCACGCTCGTGGAGCTCGGCATCCTCTCCGAGTCCCAGCTCGTGCAGGCGCTGGCCGAGCAGGTCGGCATGGAGTTCGTCGACCTCGACGAGTACCCGGTCGACCGCCGTGCGGTCACGCTCGTCCCGGGC of Cellulomonas dongxiuzhuiae contains these proteins:
- the ruvX gene encoding Holliday junction resolvase RuvX; this encodes MTRGVRLAVDVGTVRVGLAASDPDGMLATPVATLARASGKPSSTATDVARIADEARERGAEVVYVGLPRHLSGAEGSSAGVARAYAVALAHAVRPLAVRLVDERMSTVTAHHALQAAGRSGRRHRQVVDQAAAVVILQHALDVERSTGRRPGERVEVDPDRSAPARGAAAGDDGTTTVE
- the mltG gene encoding endolytic transglycosylase MltG yields the protein MSNQTEWWAPVKSDESATELFGGDRAAAAPGAPEPRRRSRASGRKRDERMRKQRRRRSISVLVVALVLVVGAVYVVFSLMGGSLLGGAGQTREVTDYPGSGRPGAPTVVINAGDSGAVIATTLHQAGIVASEEAFRDAFDANPDAAGIQPGTYQLMLEMKAELAVRSLLDPKSRVSMKVTIPEAFTAEQIFTRIHEVTLISVDEIRAAAADPAAIGLPAEAGGKVEGWLAPSTYQIEPNTSPQNILAQMVAKTVETLSSKGVPQDQWHDVLTKASLIEKEAKQHEDRPIMARAIQNRLDRGMTLDIDASVAYGLGISGTQLTREHTQDPSNPYNTYKHLGLPPTPIAAPGTVSIDAVLNPAEGKWVFWVAIDLETGETRFAETHDEHQENVQLLRQWQAEHAG
- a CDS encoding shikimate dehydrogenase, encoding MTAAHRRAAVLGHPVAHSLSPVLHRAAYAALGLDTWAYDAVDVTEDQLPGFLDRLDASWAGLSLTMPLKQTVIPLLDHVEPLAQVVGAVNTVLVQGSGPARMLTGANTDVHGLVAALGEAGVSGGLRSAGVVGAGATAASTLAALAQLGCPTPRVYVRSQARAGALLRAAHRMGVEPRLCRLDDAAGEIGRLDAVVSTLPAHAADPLAAALPAHVGGALLDVCYDPRPTALSASWAARGGRVVGGERMLLHQAVEQVRLMTGRPGPLDAMDAALDAVLAPTTA